From Oreochromis niloticus isolate F11D_XX linkage group LG15, O_niloticus_UMD_NMBU, whole genome shotgun sequence:
CAGCCTGAGGACTGCATGTATATGTGTCAATGTGCACACAGCCATGAAAAGATTGTATGAACTTTATATCAAGATTGTTCGATTTGGCCTCTGGTTAGTCCTCTCACTTTAGTACATAGAGTTTTCATTATCGCTAAAACAGATAACTGGGCTGTACGGTACCCGGCCAGTGGAGGAAGGCTCCATACTGCCGAGAGAGGTCCCTGAGCCACACGGCTTGTTCAGTGAGCTCATCGAGTGCCGTCCCTTGCTTCTCCTCGGCCGCCTGTTTCTGCAGCAGGACGAAGGCCAGAAGGACCCAAGGCTTCAGGACCATGTTCTCCTCCTGGGCTCGCACCAGCCTGTAGGCGGAGTCATTCACAAAGCTGAGGATTTCCTCACTGGGTCTCGTGGGGATATGTCTGGAATCAAAAAGCACAAAGTTAGTCAGTACTATATTTTTGCATCTGTAATAAGCCTAAACATAAAACTACTTCTttagttaaataaatataaaatgtgtatGGTTAGCTAAGAGAGAGATGGTTTGAAAATGTGAGCACTGTCCACAGGACACTCATTAAAATGAGAAGAAAGAGGCCAAATTCTAAACTTTATAAATATCTAGCACGGATATTGATAGacagaaataatatttttataactTTTCAATTACAGAAGatacaaaaatgtccaaaatattaaatattttttaagcaTGAGGAAAAAGACAAGCAAATGACACAGGGCCAAGTTATGGCTTGGATTTGAGCCATTTTCACAAAATACTAAAAGTTAAAATCAGTGGAAAATAGAGCTCTTTGAGCTATTTCGGACTACAAATggaatttaaattaaaacagtaCCTTGGTATCAGGTTGAACTGGCTGCGGTTAACTCTGCTTTCAGCTAAACTTCTTACAGACACGGGCTGGCCAAAGTATACGTGGATACTGCCGTAGTCTTCACTGAGGATCTTTCTAGCTTTAAACAGGCCCTAAAAAGgagacaagaagaagaagagcacaGAGTGATTTACAATAAGTCtttaaagacaaagaaagaccCACTTACAGTTACTCAACAAGCTCAAGTCTCTGTGACCCATTTTCCGATACCAGCTCTGCGTTTTATTATCATACAGTATGTGTTGGCACGTCTGCAAGTGAAATCTGCATTCAGACTCTTCTTTGAAATACAAGtcagtcaaaaacaaaaaaatgatgtCTTTGATCTCCAGTAATCAGACTAGCTGCTTTACACTTCCAAAATACCAGAATAAATAACTCTCTGCACTCCAGACTGCCAACTACAGCTTTTGATTTCAACAGCTTTGCTATAACTATGAATTAACGATATTATGTTCACAGTAAACAGGTCTCATGTTACTCACTGAAGTGGACTCCTTGGGTTTTGGCACACCCAGCAGCTCTCTGGCATAAAGCGCCTCCTCCAGAGTCCTCTCATAGCTGATACTCACCGGGACCAAGCTAATGTCAAACACTTCTCCTTTAAGAAATGGGTCCATCACTATATTTAACAGACCTGGAGGAGGACACACAGACAAGGATAAGTGCCAAAAGTACATTTACTGCTGAATAAAGATCTGGTGACACACGCCTAGAAAATCATCTGCAACCATATCGCTTTTACAACATGTTTAAAGAAACAGCTTCAGATCTACATTTTTCACTAATAACCTGGGAGAGATAATCTGTGCTCAAACCTGAGCCTTACCCAACTTTGGAGTCAAAGACTTGGCTGTTCGGCTTCTGGTGCCCTCTAGGAAAAATTCAACTGGTGCATATCCGTTCTAAGGTTAGGAGATAAAGAGGAACATAAATGGtacagaaatacagaaacaaaaaaatacagaaaaaaaatgtgactcattCCAAATCACAAACCCTAATGAAGCTGCCTCCTCACCTTAAGCATAATCTTGACGTACTCAGAGAAGACAGCCCAGTACAACTTATCTCCACCAAAAGACCTCCGAATAAAGAAAGCTCCAGACATCCGCAGCATCTCCCCAACGACCTTCATCCCCATGAagtctgcagagaaatgcaaagTTCATGTGCAAAGATGTATTATAAACCCatctttaagacctctgtgacaCAGCAAGCACTGATACACGTGTAGTTAATAATTTGCTAGCCCATCATATACACACACTTGTTCATTCCTTTGCTTACCCATGCCAGCAGCAATAACAGGTAGAGCCAGGTCGTAGGTGTACAGGATGTACGACATCAACAAGAAGTCCATGTAGCTGCGGTGACTGGGCAGGAGTACTACTGGGTGGTTATGAATGGCCTGCTGGAGCTAACAACAATGAAAGCACAAGTTAAGTGCATCTGTGCGAGTTTGAGTAACTGTCTGAGCCATCATCCTGCACTCACTCTCTGGAGGCCCTCTTCGTTGATACAGATGCTCCGGAACAAGGTTTTAAAGACTTTGGAGAGAGTGAAGGCGAAGAAGCGAACCGTGCTGAGCTGCAAGCGTTGAGCCATCTCCTCCAAGATGGCTGCCGCCTCCCCAGTGACTTCATCTGATGTCACGCCCTTCTCTTTAGAAACctcaaaaattcaaaataaatcaattaCAAACAAAGACATGTTAAAACAAATTATACTTTTTTTCCTAAATGTGTTTAAATTTCTGACAATGAGAATGCAGGACGATTTTTGTCCCTCTTGGTCAATTTTCTTAGTCTATAAACTCGAGAGAAAACTTTGGACTTTGTCTATTTGTAGTAGCCCCTGACTTTGAAGTTTTTACTGTATGAAATAAGGTAATATTTCAAAATGAATCAGAAACCATTTTCCTGCTACTGTGTCATAAAACACCATGCTGTGCTTGAACAGTAGTATTGGTGTTAAGTTAAAAAAGTGCATGGCACAAACTACATTTCCTCTGATAGCCACTGGGCTCAAAAAGCAGATCAATCTTCATGATTTAAGCTTAAAGTTAAAGTCAGTGCTGCAGAtacaggtggctgtagctgcaATTAGGTTAAGTGTGTTTTCTGCACTTAACCTAAAGTAATTTGAGTCACTAAactgggcctcttggctgcgtTTGTGGTGTTGGTGTCTCCTGAAGCACTTTTATTATGTGGTTAACTGTGCTGACCTTCATACCCGTCTGTGCTCAACTCTAACGCTGTGTAAAACTTGTTACTTTAGCTCGCTTGCACAAATTTTCTTGTTGCAGAAATCCTtgaaataaatgcattaaaGAATGGAAAGTGCATGAGACATTTTTCACTGTGAAATGTAATTTTCTGAACTGAAGAGAAAAATACATCCACCAGGTATAACCAGAAAGCCAATTTACCTGAGTGATGACATAACCCAGCTGATCAGACTGCAGCACCATTTGCTTCAGCTCACTGACTTTGCATGGAGTCAGTCCTTTGTAAAGAACAGGAGTGTAACATTTGAGAGCGTATCTCAAGTCACTGGAgttcctcctctcctccagcATATCCTCAAAGTCATCTCTTTTCTTTAGCATAGGATCTCTATGCTATTAAGAAAGGGACAGGGCACACTATTAAGAACATGCTTTACTCACAGTTCTCCCTTGTATAACATGAGTGACAGTGAAGACAACCACAGAAAAATCCTATAGAGGTGAAAAATTGACAGTTGAGATGTTTGCAATGTACAAACAGATGTGGCATGCAATGCACGACATCAGCATTTATTGTAAAAATTGTTGTCCTgtgctgcagcatttttgaCACAAACAAGTGACATTCACATAACCCCACATTCAAAATTTTTGTTAAGCATAAAATATTTCTTGAGACCACTGAGGGAGTGTCAATTTTGCTGCTGGAAATCTTGTGTTAAAGTTTAAGCTCAAACAATACCTCATATCTCATTTCCTATCCATGTTCTCTTTAATCAATGAGCAGCACTTAGAAATATCCACTGTGaaataaaaagtgcaatactgcCCTCTAAGGGTGAAGCTGGAAAGGACGCCAAAATTATCACACAAACCTACACTTTTTTGTAATTGAGCCAactatggggaaaaaaagaagaattgtCATTTTCATTCTCAAAATAGGCCAATTTTACTTTGATGTGCATGAATACATCAGGGCTCTAAGTTACTGGCACAGACTTAAAGCTGCTCCGTTTCAAAGCTTGAACAAACACATGCCACAGTTATTTTAGTTCCTGAATTTTTAGATATGCAAAAAATATggcattaaaaataatttttactaAAAATTAAGAGCACCACAGGCTTCATTAATCCTCACATCCGGTCCAGTATGTTGAAAGCAGTCACTGGTTGAAAGTAACAAAGTCCATAGGGTAATATCTGCTATATTAAAAAAGGGGGTTGGGGGGGGGCTTGAATACAGTAAGCTTAGAGTCTTTAACGCTTTTTATGTTAAACCAACGCATTAAGTTCACTTGTGATTAAAGGGGCAATACACACAAATCGTGAGAGAGTAGCTTATTATTTTCCCCCCACAGTGAAACTGAATAGGAAACCAGCAGATACTGGTACCAGGAGGAGCAGGATTAGGAAATACTGTCGCAACTGTTGCCTCATACAAGTTTGACATTGGGCTCTTCTTTTGACAGGGCTAGTGCAACTCCAAAGTTAAGTAGTTTTCGCTTAAATCTACTCGAACTGcgaaaggaaacaaaacatgaggccaaacatttttttcttctgtctgaAAGCTTGAAGGCTGAAACTTCAGGGTTATGAGCAAAGAAACTGGCATAATGTAGGAAATCAGTTCGTTACCTAAATTAAAGTGATCCAATCTAGacagacacccacacacacacacacacacacacacacacacacacatacacactttccCAATAACATAACCAGCTACAtccaaaacacaacacagcaaCGTTAAATTAAATCACCAGCTACCACTAAGAAATCACGCCACACATTCTTCTAGTTAAACGTATTGTTTCCCACGTTAACCACAAAATTAGCGCATGTTTAAAGCCTGTGTCGCTGCAGACGTGAACAATTCAGCACGAAACCGTTTGAATGAAATGTCAAATGTCAAATAGTGGACACCGTGCGAGGGCGGAGAGCTGAGCTAGCTTAGCCCGCTGGCTGAGACTTGCATACCTACCGAATAAACAGCTTTGGAGGCCATGTCACACTTTACAAACACACGAGCGATACATCCAGCGAACTTAATACGTGCACGTTTATTTTGCACGGTCCTGTCTCTTCTTATCACACTATTAGCTGGTAACAACACCTGAAAACTTCACATGGGCGTATTTAACAAGTGGCATTTCCGTGGCAGCATTTTTGCCCTTCCCTCTTTTACCTACGGTGGCCGGACAGGACTAATACGCCGGGTTGCACTGCATGTACCATGTGCGCTCTGTTGTCATTCAAACGAGCAAGTTAGCGACTTAGGCTCTCAATTTTTCCGCTTAACTTGCTTATAATATTAGATGGAAATGGGGTCCGAGAGAAACGGGAATAAAGACGAAGATAGCTTGTTTCTGGAGCATGTTTTGGACAAGCTTTATGACTTTGGTAAGTGTGGTTAGCTGGCTGGCTAATGTTAGCTTTACTGGCTACTTTAAAGGCTGGTACTGTGTTTGAGCTTTGCTCTATTACTCGTTTGTTATAATATTATGTTTCATGAGTCTACTTGCAAGGAAAAGAAACATGTCTTTAAACTGTGTTACATGTTTAGTTGTATTAGCCAGAATACTTACTCTAACGTTAGCTGTTTACTGAGTTGTCACCTAAAATGAACATTATACCAATAAATGGCAGGAAAATCTCTTAGTATACAAAGCTCAGCTCAGCTTTGCTTATGTTGCACCATCCATATAAACGTGCAACTCAAAGGGCTTCACACGGCTAGaataaaacaacacagaaaagcaACACTGGTGGTTTTTAATGTACATGAACCACAGAAGTAAATGAGAGCGTGTTATATTATACAGTAAATACTAAGATTCGCATACCGAGATTAAAAAGCAcgaaaagcaaaaataaaacaagtcaaCTGTCGAAACTTGATAAAAAGCTTCTTCTCCATCTGACAGCTGCTTCCTGTAGGGGTCCCTACAGCTTCCATCTCGCAGCTACCCCTAGCATCATAATCTTTCACACCAACCAACACAAGCATGTCCTcgttcactacatccatgaattttgtctccaaactgctcaacctgagctgtccctctgatgtactcctCTCTAATACTGTCCAATCTGGTCACTCCCAGTGAAAAGCTCAACAGCTTTAGCTCTGCGACCTCGAGCTTAGTCTCTTTGTTTCATCATAGTAGGACTCCCTAATGTTTTTTAAACCTTCGCTTTCACTCATGCTGCTGTCCTTCTGTCACAGATCAGCtctgacactcatctccaccctACCTGCATCTTTTTCACCTCTGTTATGCACTGACTGTTATGCACCTAGATATTTAAAATTGATCCACCTTCACTACCTTAACTTATTATGTCTGCACTGTTacatctgtctccctctcattcacacac
This genomic window contains:
- the gnpat gene encoding dihydroxyacetone phosphate acyltransferase isoform X1 → MASKAVYSHRDPMLKKRDDFEDMLEERRNSSDLRYALKCYTPVLYKGLTPCKVSELKQMVLQSDQLGYVITQVSKEKGVTSDEVTGEAAAILEEMAQRLQLSTVRFFAFTLSKVFKTLFRSICINEEGLQRLQQAIHNHPVVLLPSHRSYMDFLLMSYILYTYDLALPVIAAGMDFMGMKVVGEMLRMSGAFFIRRSFGGDKLYWAVFSEYVKIMLKNGYAPVEFFLEGTRSRTAKSLTPKLGLLNIVMDPFLKGEVFDISLVPVSISYERTLEEALYARELLGVPKPKESTSGLFKARKILSEDYGSIHVYFGQPVSVRSLAESRVNRSQFNLIPRHIPTRPSEEILSFVNDSAYRLVRAQEENMVLKPWVLLAFVLLQKQAAEEKQGTALDELTEQAVWLRDLSRQYGAFLHWPDHIPPSEVVSSSLSLHRGLVRISEGRVQLALEQVGGQQVPGETRGAITPEEELLNKAVVILSCASYRNQALNVFIRPALLASAIHTAASNRKQEIYNSFSFLRNMFSNEFILCPGATVQDFEEACYLLVKTGTLQINQQEVLITERGHRTLAFLTSVLDPFLQGYQVVCRFLCEQDGLTEKQFIPAVRKFIIKHLLTGRLRYTEVLSSDLQKNALAALIRLGAVQKIKGGEEQGTLKLNKVMLNSLEDTLGGKLPTQKSVVAHL
- the gnpat gene encoding dihydroxyacetone phosphate acyltransferase isoform X2, which produces MASKAVYSHRDPMLKKRDDFEDMLEERRNSSDLRYALKCYTPVLYKGLTPCKVSELKQMVLQSDQLGYVITQVSKEKGVTSDEVTGEAAAILEEMAQRLQLSTVRFFAFTLSKVFKTLFRSICINEEGLQRLQQAIHNHPVVLLPSHRSYMDFLLMSYILYTYDLALPVIAAGMDFMGMKVVGEMLRMSGAFFIRRSFGGDKLYWAVFSEYVKIMLKNGYAPVEFFLEGTRSRTAKSLTPKLGLLNIVMDPFLKGEVFDISLVPVSISYERTLEEALYARELLGVPKPKESTSGLFKARKILSEDYGSIHVYFGQPVSVRSLAESRVNRSQFNLIPRHIPTRPSEEILSFVNDSAYRLVRAQEENMVLKPWVLLAFVLLQKQAAEEKQGTALDELTEQAVWLRDLSRQYGAFLHWPDHIPPSEVVSSSLSLHRGLVRISEGRVQLALEQGGQQVPGETRGAITPEEELLNKAVVILSCASYRNQALNVFIRPALLASAIHTAASNRKQEIYNSFSFLRNMFSNEFILCPGATVQDFEEACYLLVKTGTLQINQQEVLITERGHRTLAFLTSVLDPFLQGYQVVCRFLCEQDGLTEKQFIPAVRKFIIKHLLTGRLRYTEVLSSDLQKNALAALIRLGAVQKIKGGEEQGTLKLNKVMLNSLEDTLGGKLPTQKSVVAHL